The proteins below are encoded in one region of Shewanella putrefaciens:
- a CDS encoding efflux RND transporter permease subunit — translation MARFFIDRPIFAWVIALIIMLAGVLSILGLPVSQYPSIAPPTVVISANYPGASAKIVEDSVTQVIEQRMKGIDHLRYIASTSDSFGNAEITLTFNAEADPDIAQVQVQNKLQGAMTLLPQEVQAQGVNVNKSSSGFLMVLGFVSSDGSLDKNDIADYVGSNVQDPMSRVPGVGEIQLFGAQYAMRIWLDPLKLTQYNLTSIDVISAIRSQNAQVSAGQLGGTPSIQGQELNATVSAQSRLQTPEEFRKIILKSDTSGANVFLGDVARVELGSESYAVVSLYNGKPATGLAIKLATGANALDTAAAVREKIAEMQPFFPQGLEVVYPYDTTPFVEQSIEGVVHTLLEAIVLVFVIMYLFLQNFRATLIPTIAVPVVLLGTFAILSLAGFSINTLTMFAMVLAIGLLVDDAIVVVENVERVMSEEGLSPLEATRKSMDQITGALVGIGLTLSAVFVPMAFMSGSTGVIYRQFSITIVSAMALSVLVALILTPALCATMLKPLKKGHGHIETGFFGWFNRSFDRLTSRYEASVAGIIKRGFRVMMIYVVLVIAVGWIFVRMPTAFLPDEDQGILFTQAILPTNSTQESTLKVLGKVSDHFMAEEGVRSVFSVAGFSFAGQGQNMGIAFVGLKDWSEREAPGMDVQSIAGRAMGVFSQMKEAFVFAFVPPAVIELGTANGFDMYLQDKNGQGHDKLLAARNQMLGMAAQNPNLVGVRPNGQEDAPIYQLHVDHAKLSALGVEIANVNSVLATAWGGSYVNDFIDRGRVKKVYVQGDAQYRMQPGDLDSWYVRNNKGDMVPFSAFATGAWEYGSPRLERFNGLPAMNIQGATAPGFSTGAAMTIMEDLAKQLPPGFGVEWNGLSYEERLSGNQAPALYALSILVVFLVLAALYESWSVPFAVVLVVPLGIIGALIAMNGRGLPNDVFFQVGLLTTVGLATKNAILIVEFAKEYYEKGSGLIEATLHAVRVRLRPILMTSLAFGLGVVPLAISTGVGSGSQNAIGTGVLGGMMSSTFLGIFFVPLFFVIVERIFSKRERKAKGQKPTSAE, via the coding sequence ATGGCACGTTTTTTTATTGATCGCCCCATCTTTGCGTGGGTGATCGCCTTAATTATTATGCTGGCAGGGGTGTTATCTATCCTTGGGTTACCAGTATCCCAGTATCCTAGTATTGCGCCACCGACAGTGGTGATCAGTGCTAACTACCCTGGTGCATCCGCTAAGATTGTTGAAGACTCAGTGACACAGGTGATTGAGCAGCGCATGAAGGGGATTGACCATTTACGTTATATCGCCTCTACCAGTGATAGTTTTGGTAATGCTGAAATCACTTTGACCTTCAATGCCGAAGCCGATCCAGATATTGCTCAGGTACAAGTACAGAACAAATTGCAGGGTGCAATGACCCTGTTACCCCAGGAAGTTCAGGCTCAAGGGGTGAACGTTAACAAATCCAGTTCTGGCTTCTTAATGGTATTAGGCTTTGTGTCTAGCGATGGTTCATTGGATAAAAACGATATTGCGGATTACGTTGGTTCTAACGTTCAAGATCCAATGAGTCGTGTGCCTGGTGTGGGTGAAATCCAATTATTTGGTGCGCAGTACGCGATGCGCATATGGTTAGATCCGTTAAAACTCACCCAATACAACCTGACTAGCATAGATGTTATCTCTGCCATTCGTTCGCAAAACGCGCAAGTATCGGCGGGACAATTAGGCGGCACTCCATCGATTCAAGGCCAGGAACTGAATGCGACGGTATCGGCGCAGAGTCGCTTACAAACACCGGAAGAGTTTCGCAAGATCATCCTTAAATCGGATACATCGGGCGCAAACGTATTCTTAGGTGATGTAGCACGTGTCGAATTAGGTTCTGAAAGTTATGCCGTGGTCTCTCTGTACAACGGAAAGCCTGCCACTGGTTTAGCCATCAAGCTGGCAACGGGGGCAAACGCTCTCGATACTGCCGCCGCCGTACGGGAAAAAATTGCTGAGATGCAACCCTTCTTCCCCCAGGGCTTAGAAGTTGTTTACCCCTACGATACAACCCCCTTCGTGGAGCAATCGATTGAAGGTGTGGTGCACACTCTGCTTGAGGCTATCGTACTGGTGTTTGTCATCATGTACCTCTTCCTGCAGAACTTCCGTGCAACCTTGATCCCGACTATCGCCGTACCTGTGGTACTGCTGGGGACGTTTGCGATTCTGTCCTTGGCGGGTTTCTCGATTAACACCTTAACCATGTTCGCTATGGTACTCGCCATCGGCTTGTTGGTGGACGATGCGATTGTGGTGGTGGAAAACGTTGAGCGGGTCATGTCCGAGGAGGGCTTGAGTCCACTCGAAGCGACGCGTAAGTCGATGGATCAAATTACCGGCGCCTTAGTGGGTATCGGTCTGACTTTGTCTGCCGTATTCGTGCCTATGGCCTTTATGTCGGGTTCAACCGGGGTGATTTACCGTCAGTTCTCTATCACTATCGTGTCTGCGATGGCGTTATCGGTACTGGTGGCCTTGATTTTAACTCCAGCACTTTGTGCGACTATGTTAAAACCCCTCAAGAAGGGCCATGGCCATATTGAAACGGGTTTCTTTGGTTGGTTTAACCGTAGTTTTGATAGGCTGACCAGCCGTTATGAGGCTAGCGTTGCAGGGATCATTAAGCGCGGCTTTAGGGTGATGATGATTTATGTTGTGCTTGTCATTGCCGTGGGTTGGATCTTTGTGCGTATGCCGACCGCATTCTTACCCGATGAAGACCAAGGTATTTTATTTACTCAGGCCATTTTACCGACCAACTCAACCCAAGAAAGCACATTGAAAGTGTTAGGGAAAGTCTCTGATCACTTTATGGCTGAGGAAGGCGTGAGATCGGTATTTAGCGTGGCGGGCTTCAGTTTTGCGGGTCAAGGGCAAAACATGGGTATCGCGTTCGTGGGCTTAAAGGACTGGTCGGAGCGTGAAGCGCCAGGCATGGACGTGCAGTCCATTGCCGGCCGTGCTATGGGCGTATTTAGCCAGATGAAGGAAGCCTTTGTGTTTGCCTTCGTACCGCCAGCGGTGATCGAGTTAGGTACGGCGAACGGTTTCGACATGTACCTACAGGATAAAAACGGCCAAGGTCACGACAAGTTACTCGCGGCACGTAATCAAATGCTCGGCATGGCGGCACAAAATCCCAACCTAGTGGGTGTTCGCCCTAACGGTCAGGAAGACGCGCCAATTTATCAATTACATGTTGATCATGCGAAGTTAAGCGCACTCGGTGTTGAAATTGCTAACGTGAACAGCGTACTAGCAACGGCTTGGGGTGGTTCCTATGTGAACGACTTTATCGACCGTGGCCGTGTGAAGAAAGTGTACGTGCAAGGTGATGCCCAGTATCGTATGCAACCTGGGGACTTAGACTCTTGGTATGTGCGTAATAACAAGGGTGATATGGTGCCTTTCTCTGCCTTCGCGACGGGGGCGTGGGAATATGGATCTCCCCGTTTAGAGCGTTTCAACGGCTTGCCTGCCATGAATATTCAAGGGGCAACTGCGCCAGGGTTCAGTACCGGTGCGGCCATGACCATTATGGAAGACTTAGCTAAGCAGCTTCCTCCTGGTTTTGGCGTCGAGTGGAACGGCCTATCGTACGAAGAGCGCCTATCGGGTAACCAAGCTCCAGCCTTGTATGCCCTGTCGATCTTAGTGGTCTTCTTAGTACTGGCAGCACTGTATGAGAGTTGGTCTGTGCCATTTGCGGTTGTGCTCGTGGTTCCGCTCGGGATTATCGGTGCCTTAATTGCTATGAATGGACGCGGCCTGCCTAACGACGTGTTCTTCCAAGTGGGTCTATTAACCACTGTCGGCTTAGCGACTAAGAATGCCATCTTGATCGTGGAATTTGCCAAAGAGTACTACGAGAAAGGTTCGGGCTTAATTGAGGCGACTCTGCATGCGGTGCGTGTGCGTTTACGCCCTATTTTGATGACGTCCCTCGCCTTTGGTTTAGGGGTTGTTCCCTTAGCCATCAGTACGGGCGTGGGCTCAGGTAGCCAAAACGCCATAGGTACAGGCGTGCTCGGCGGCATGATGAGTTCGACGTTCTTAGGTATTTTCTTCGTACCGCTGTTCTTCGTGATCGTAGAGCGCATCTTTAGTAAGCGAGAGCGCAAAGCGAAAGGACAAAAGCCAACATCGGCGGAATAA
- a CDS encoding efflux RND transporter periplasmic adaptor subunit, producing the protein MRQTIKLASVISVALWMAACSPQEEKAHAGAGSQSMEVGILNVVAKPQVIQVELPGRSKAFLEAEVRPQVSGIITKRSFVEGGTVKQGESLYQIDSATYKAALVSANADLARANASLASAKAKASRYQQLVKTNAISQQDFDEAEAAYKEALASVTVAEAAINTAKINLQYTEVLAPISGRIGKSSVTAGALVTANQSQTLATIQQLDPINVDIAQSSVQLLRLKAKLKQGKLLAGDNADVQLLLEDGSIYAYPGKLQFAEVSVDENTGSVILRAEFPNPEGILLPGMYVRAMLNAGTDPQAIMIPQKAVTRNSKGEAVAMVVNDQGLVEARTVTTAEVINNQWRITAGLAEGDKLIVEGLQKIRPGAPVTPKVISETQAQ; encoded by the coding sequence ATGCGGCAGACAATTAAACTTGCCTCAGTTATAAGCGTGGCGTTATGGATGGCAGCTTGCAGTCCCCAAGAGGAAAAAGCCCATGCAGGCGCTGGGTCGCAGAGCATGGAAGTGGGAATTCTGAATGTTGTCGCTAAGCCACAGGTGATCCAAGTGGAGTTACCGGGGCGGAGTAAGGCTTTCCTCGAGGCAGAGGTTCGCCCACAGGTGAGCGGTATTATCACTAAGCGTAGCTTCGTTGAAGGCGGTACTGTCAAACAGGGCGAGTCATTGTATCAAATTGATTCTGCCACCTATAAGGCCGCGCTCGTGAGTGCGAATGCGGATTTAGCCAGAGCGAATGCGAGTTTAGCATCGGCAAAAGCTAAGGCGTCCCGTTACCAGCAACTGGTTAAAACCAACGCTATCAGTCAGCAGGACTTCGATGAAGCCGAAGCGGCTTATAAAGAAGCGCTGGCGAGCGTGACTGTGGCGGAAGCGGCAATCAATACAGCGAAAATCAATCTGCAATATACCGAAGTATTGGCACCTATTTCTGGTCGTATTGGAAAGTCTAGTGTGACAGCCGGTGCATTGGTCACGGCAAACCAGAGCCAAACCTTGGCCACTATCCAACAACTTGACCCCATCAATGTGGATATCGCGCAATCGAGCGTCCAATTATTACGCCTTAAAGCCAAGCTAAAGCAGGGCAAGTTGCTGGCAGGGGATAACGCCGATGTGCAGTTATTACTCGAGGACGGTTCTATTTATGCTTACCCAGGCAAGTTGCAATTTGCGGAGGTGAGCGTCGATGAAAATACCGGTTCGGTGATCCTGCGTGCCGAGTTCCCTAACCCCGAAGGTATCCTATTACCGGGTATGTATGTCCGCGCTATGTTAAATGCGGGGACAGATCCCCAGGCCATTATGATCCCGCAAAAAGCGGTTACCCGTAACTCTAAGGGTGAAGCTGTGGCTATGGTTGTTAATGATCAGGGTCTAGTGGAAGCGAGAACTGTGACTACTGCGGAAGTGATCAATAATCAGTGGCGCATTACCGCGGGTCTTGCTGAGGGGGATAAGTTGATTGTGGAAGGATTGCAAAAAATCCGTCCAGGTGCGCCTGTAACCCCAAAAGTTATTTCTGAAACGCAAGCACAATAG
- a CDS encoding DNA-3-methyladenine glycosylase I, producing the protein MSQLERFSSIYARASERKGGPVGLEALLSGCLSDDEIRQYRDAELLSAMSRQVFQSGFVWRVVVNKWPEYEKSFFGFEPHKVLMLSPEQIQARASDAKLIRHLKKTQAIYDNALMIHDVAQEHGSLAQLIAAWPTQDIIGLWALLKKRGTRLGGNTGPYFLRTIGKDTFLLTDDVQGYFKAHKLVDAGFTSQTALKQVQAVFNQWQQESGRCLADISRILACSVGDNRI; encoded by the coding sequence ATGAGCCAGTTAGAGCGTTTTTCATCCATTTATGCCAGAGCCAGTGAGCGTAAAGGTGGGCCTGTGGGACTCGAAGCCTTGTTATCTGGTTGCCTGTCCGATGATGAAATTCGCCAGTATCGGGATGCTGAATTATTGTCAGCGATGAGTCGGCAGGTGTTTCAAAGTGGCTTTGTATGGCGGGTGGTTGTTAACAAATGGCCTGAGTATGAAAAATCATTCTTTGGGTTCGAACCGCATAAAGTGTTGATGTTATCCCCTGAACAAATTCAAGCGCGGGCGAGTGATGCGAAACTGATCCGTCATTTAAAAAAGACCCAAGCCATTTATGATAATGCTTTAATGATCCACGATGTTGCTCAGGAACATGGCAGCTTGGCGCAACTGATAGCCGCTTGGCCGACACAGGATATTATCGGTTTATGGGCACTGTTAAAGAAACGCGGCACCCGACTGGGCGGCAACACTGGTCCTTATTTTCTGCGGACTATTGGTAAAGATACCTTCTTATTAACCGATGATGTGCAAGGTTATTTTAAAGCGCACAAGTTAGTCGATGCGGGCTTTACGTCGCAGACCGCGCTTAAACAAGTGCAAGCCGTTTTTAATCAGTGGCAACAGGAATCGGGTCGCTGCTTGGCCGACATCAGTCGTATTTTGGCTTGCAGCGTGGGGGATAATCGCATTTAG
- a CDS encoding glutathione S-transferase family protein, whose translation MELFYHPLSRYSQKVLIALYEKQANFYPRITDLRDPLPRKAFQHFYPPAKLPLLKTQDGALIPESSIIIEYLDRHFTHGTQLLPRESQRNLQVRLFDRIIDSDISNQLFQLEKLKHADEKREFEIKQIEKQILIQFKRLDTHLAQNHWVCGDSFTLADCALIPCLSYSFKHLNLLELDELVRYWQQAQLRGAWMLVLEEVLLAEMEEDTGLRSIP comes from the coding sequence ATGGAGCTTTTTTATCATCCATTATCGCGTTATTCACAGAAAGTGCTGATCGCACTCTATGAAAAACAAGCGAATTTCTATCCACGTATCACTGACTTACGCGACCCGTTGCCGAGAAAAGCATTTCAGCATTTTTATCCACCGGCTAAATTGCCCCTGCTTAAAACACAAGATGGCGCATTAATTCCCGAATCCAGCATTATTATCGAGTATTTAGACAGGCATTTTACTCACGGCACTCAGCTTCTCCCACGGGAATCACAGCGCAATCTGCAGGTGAGACTATTCGATAGAATTATCGATAGCGATATAAGCAATCAATTGTTTCAATTGGAAAAATTAAAACATGCCGACGAAAAACGGGAGTTTGAAATCAAACAAATTGAAAAGCAAATACTCATACAATTTAAACGCTTAGATACCCATTTAGCTCAAAACCATTGGGTTTGTGGCGATAGTTTTACCTTAGCCGACTGCGCGCTCATTCCTTGTTTAAGCTATAGCTTTAAACACTTGAATCTATTGGAATTAGATGAATTAGTCCGTTACTGGCAACAAGCGCAACTGCGTGGCGCTTGGATGTTAGTGCTTGAGGAAGTGCTACTCGCAGAGATGGAGGAAGATACAGGCTTGAGGAGCATACCTTAG
- a CDS encoding thioesterase family protein has product MNLYFRLFWLLFWRTRHCRKIDFLGTSRITYRALPSDCDINFHLTNSRYPAFMDLARTYMLAEMGLLKRFLKLKWMPIVNAAEFTYIRDIKPLKTFEIETKVVGWDEKYFYIEQRFVSERGLHCIVHVRGVFVCQGKQVPLDVLVKEAGYTDPAPELPPEVLKWKAFLQLKKERNM; this is encoded by the coding sequence ATGAATCTGTATTTTCGTTTGTTTTGGTTATTATTTTGGCGCACGCGCCACTGCCGTAAAATTGATTTTCTCGGAACAAGCCGTATTACCTATCGGGCGTTACCGAGCGATTGTGATATCAATTTCCATCTGACTAATTCCCGCTATCCCGCATTTATGGATCTGGCGCGGACCTATATGTTGGCCGAGATGGGTCTGCTAAAACGTTTCTTAAAGTTGAAGTGGATGCCGATAGTTAACGCCGCCGAATTTACCTATATTCGCGATATCAAGCCGTTAAAAACCTTTGAGATTGAAACCAAAGTAGTCGGTTGGGATGAAAAATATTTCTATATTGAACAGCGCTTTGTGAGCGAGCGTGGCCTGCATTGTATTGTGCATGTGCGCGGTGTGTTTGTGTGCCAAGGTAAGCAAGTACCGCTCGATGTGTTAGTGAAAGAAGCGGGTTATACCGATCCTGCCCCCGAATTGCCGCCAGAAGTGCTGAAGTGGAAAGCGTTTTTGCAGTTGAAGAAAGAGCGCAATATGTGA
- the prlC gene encoding oligopeptidase A — protein sequence MSNPLLNGATLPLFSQIKPEHIQVAVEHALAQCRAKIDEVLQHQGPYTWENLVAPLEQVDDELSQIWSPVSHMNSVTSTDEWRAAHDACLPLLSEYGTYVGQHQGLYQAYKALRASDEFAHLSQAQQKVIEHSLRDFELSGIGLDDAQKMRYGEIVKRLSELTSGFSNQLLDATQAWTKLITDEAELAGLPDSAKAAAKAMAEARELDGWLFTLDFPSYLPVMTYSENRKLREECYRAFVTRASDQGPNAGEFDNSPLMDEILALRHELAQLLGFDSFAEKSLATKMAETPAQVMAFLNELALRSKDQAKAELAELRAFAEAHYGVTEMASWDLSFYAEKLQHHKYEISQEILRPYFPEDKVLSGLFYTVSRLFGLKIVEQKDFDRWHKDVRFFDIFDETGEHRGSFYLDLYARTGKRGGAWMDDCRVRRQTSHGLQKPVAYLTCNFNGPVDGKPALFTHDEVTTLFHEFGHGIHHMLTKIDVAGVSGINGVPWDAVELPSQFMENWCWQEEALAEISGHFETGEPLPKALLDKMLAAKNFQSGMMMLRQLEFSLFDFRMHHEYDPAKGARIQETLDEVRRQVAVLTPPDFNRFQHGFAHIFAGGYAAGYYSYKWAEVLSADAFSRFEEEGIFNPETGRRFLHNILEMGGSAEPMDLFKQFMGREPNIDALLRHSGIAA from the coding sequence ATGAGCAACCCTTTGCTTAACGGCGCAACATTACCGCTTTTTTCACAGATAAAACCTGAACATATTCAAGTTGCCGTTGAGCATGCCCTTGCTCAGTGCCGCGCTAAGATTGATGAAGTGCTGCAACACCAAGGTCCCTACACTTGGGAAAATTTAGTCGCGCCACTCGAACAGGTCGACGACGAACTGAGCCAAATTTGGTCGCCTGTTTCCCATATGAATTCAGTGACTAGCACCGATGAATGGCGTGCCGCCCACGATGCTTGTTTGCCGCTATTATCGGAATACGGCACTTACGTAGGTCAACATCAAGGTTTATACCAAGCCTATAAGGCCCTGCGTGCATCGGATGAGTTTGCACACTTGAGCCAAGCCCAGCAGAAGGTGATTGAACACAGCCTGCGCGATTTTGAACTCTCGGGCATTGGCTTAGACGATGCGCAAAAAATGCGTTACGGCGAAATCGTCAAACGACTATCAGAACTCACCAGTGGCTTTTCGAACCAATTACTCGATGCGACCCAAGCTTGGACTAAGTTGATCACCGATGAAGCCGAGCTTGCGGGTCTGCCCGATTCCGCTAAGGCCGCCGCTAAGGCGATGGCCGAGGCCCGTGAGTTAGACGGTTGGTTGTTTACCTTAGACTTCCCCTCTTATTTACCCGTGATGACCTACAGTGAAAACCGTAAGTTAAGAGAAGAGTGCTATCGTGCATTTGTGACCCGCGCCTCGGATCAAGGCCCCAATGCTGGCGAGTTTGATAACAGCCCGCTGATGGACGAGATTCTCGCACTGCGCCATGAATTAGCACAGTTATTAGGTTTTGATAGCTTTGCCGAAAAATCCCTCGCCACCAAAATGGCCGAAACGCCGGCGCAGGTGATGGCTTTTTTAAATGAGTTAGCGCTGCGATCTAAGGATCAAGCTAAGGCAGAACTGGCTGAATTAAGGGCCTTTGCCGAGGCGCATTACGGTGTAACTGAAATGGCCTCTTGGGACTTAAGTTTCTACGCCGAGAAGTTACAGCATCATAAGTATGAGATTTCGCAGGAAATTTTGCGCCCCTACTTCCCCGAAGATAAAGTGCTCTCGGGCTTGTTCTACACAGTATCGCGTTTGTTTGGCCTTAAGATTGTCGAGCAAAAAGACTTTGACCGTTGGCACAAGGATGTTCGCTTCTTCGATATTTTCGACGAAACCGGTGAACACAGAGGCAGTTTCTACCTCGATTTATATGCCCGCACGGGTAAACGTGGCGGAGCTTGGATGGATGACTGCCGTGTGCGCCGTCAAACCTCCCATGGATTACAAAAGCCAGTGGCCTATTTGACCTGTAACTTTAATGGCCCTGTCGATGGCAAGCCTGCGCTGTTCACCCACGATGAAGTGACGACTCTGTTCCACGAGTTTGGCCATGGCATTCATCACATGCTGACCAAAATCGATGTTGCAGGTGTGTCGGGGATCAATGGTGTGCCCTGGGATGCGGTCGAATTACCCAGTCAATTTATGGAAAACTGGTGCTGGCAGGAAGAAGCCTTGGCCGAAATTTCAGGCCACTTCGAAACCGGCGAACCATTGCCTAAAGCCCTGTTAGATAAAATGTTAGCGGCGAAAAACTTCCAATCTGGGATGATGATGCTGCGCCAACTCGAGTTTTCGTTGTTCGATTTTAGAATGCACCATGAATACGACCCCGCTAAAGGCGCACGCATTCAAGAAACCTTAGACGAAGTGCGTCGTCAGGTGGCCGTATTAACGCCGCCGGACTTTAACCGTTTCCAACATGGGTTTGCCCATATTTTTGCGGGCGGATATGCCGCGGGTTATTACAGCTATAAATGGGCTGAAGTGCTGTCGGCGGATGCGTTTTCCCGCTTCGAGGAGGAAGGGATTTTCAACCCAGAAACGGGTCGCCGCTTCCTGCATAATATCCTCGAAATGGGCGGCTCGGCCGAACCTATGGACTTGTTTAAACAGTTTATGGGACGCGAACCGAATATCGATGCACTGCTAAGACATTCAGGCATCGCAGCCTAA
- the gorA gene encoding glutathione-disulfide reductase, with product MAQHFDYICLGAGSGGIASANRAAMRGAKVLLIEAKHVGGTCVNVGCVPKKVMWYGAHIAEAMHLYAKDYGFDVTVSKFDWNTLVNSREAYIGRIHDAYGRGFTNNKVTLLNGYGRFVDGNTIEVDGEHYTADHILIATGGAPTIPNIPGAEYGIDSDGFFALHEQPKRVAVVGAGYIAVEVAGVLHALGSETHLFVRKHAPLRNFDPMLIDALVDAMATEGPTLHTHSVPKAVVKNADNSLTLSLENGESVTVDCLIWAIGRSPATGNIGLENTDVQLDSKGYVITDEQQNTTHKGIYCVGDIMAGGVELTPVAVKAGRLLSERLFNGMTNAKMDYSLIPTVVFSHPPIGTMGLTEPEARSQYGDDNVKVYTSTFTSMYTAVTSHRQACKMKLVCAGKDEKVVGIHGIGFGMDEILQGFGVALKMGATKADFDAVVAIHPTGAEEFVTMRG from the coding sequence ATGGCTCAACATTTTGACTATATCTGCCTAGGCGCAGGCAGCGGTGGTATCGCCTCGGCCAACCGCGCCGCAATGCGTGGCGCTAAGGTGCTGCTTATCGAAGCTAAACACGTAGGTGGCACCTGCGTAAACGTAGGCTGTGTACCGAAAAAAGTCATGTGGTATGGCGCCCATATCGCCGAAGCTATGCACCTTTACGCTAAGGATTATGGCTTCGACGTTACTGTCAGTAAGTTCGATTGGAATACATTAGTCAACAGCCGCGAAGCCTATATTGGTCGTATTCACGATGCCTACGGCCGAGGTTTTACGAACAATAAAGTGACTCTGCTCAATGGTTATGGCCGCTTTGTGGATGGCAATACCATTGAAGTGGACGGCGAGCACTACACCGCCGATCATATACTGATCGCTACTGGCGGCGCGCCAACTATTCCGAACATTCCCGGTGCCGAATATGGTATCGACTCCGATGGTTTCTTCGCCCTGCACGAACAACCTAAACGTGTTGCCGTGGTAGGTGCTGGCTATATCGCGGTCGAAGTCGCCGGTGTGTTACACGCCCTTGGTAGTGAAACCCACTTATTTGTGCGTAAGCATGCGCCGCTACGTAACTTCGACCCTATGCTTATCGACGCCCTAGTCGATGCCATGGCCACCGAAGGCCCAACGCTGCACACCCATAGCGTGCCAAAAGCTGTGGTCAAAAATGCCGATAACAGCCTGACTTTAAGCCTAGAGAATGGTGAGAGCGTCACTGTCGATTGCCTGATTTGGGCAATTGGCCGCTCACCCGCCACTGGCAATATCGGCTTAGAAAACACTGACGTTCAATTAGATAGCAAAGGTTATGTCATCACGGACGAGCAGCAAAATACCACTCACAAAGGGATTTACTGTGTCGGCGACATTATGGCGGGCGGCGTAGAGCTCACCCCTGTGGCAGTTAAAGCGGGCCGTCTGTTATCCGAGCGTTTATTCAACGGCATGACAAATGCCAAAATGGATTACAGCTTGATCCCAACCGTAGTGTTTAGTCATCCACCTATCGGCACTATGGGCCTGACCGAACCCGAGGCCCGTAGCCAATACGGCGATGATAACGTCAAAGTTTATACCTCGACCTTTACCTCTATGTACACGGCCGTCACCAGCCATCGCCAAGCCTGTAAGATGAAGTTAGTTTGCGCTGGCAAGGACGAAAAAGTCGTCGGTATTCATGGTATTGGTTTTGGAATGGATGAAATCCTCCAAGGCTTTGGTGTGGCGCTTAAAATGGGCGCGACCAAGGCCGACTTCGATGCCGTTGTCGCCATTCACCCAACGGGTGCCGAGGAATTTGTTACTATGAGGGGTTAA
- a CDS encoding LysE family translocator: MELLSFAVFGLLIVVSPGADFVLVFKNSAIFGRKAGILTALGIGIGVCVHITYSVIGISHLVSQNAVLFSIVKYIGAAYLIYLGVTGLVSSKLKLDYENSTDQPTHTRKFIFQGFLCNVLNPKTMLFFLSVFSQLISANNEGMPFVISYGVYIALLHIAWFCIVAYLVTSVHASHIIQKFGHRINQACGLGLIAFGATLSIKA; encoded by the coding sequence ATGGAGTTATTAAGTTTTGCAGTATTTGGGCTTTTAATCGTAGTAAGCCCTGGTGCTGACTTTGTTTTAGTATTTAAAAACAGTGCAATTTTTGGCAGAAAAGCGGGCATATTAACGGCTCTTGGGATAGGGATTGGTGTTTGTGTGCATATTACCTATTCAGTAATTGGGATTAGTCACTTAGTTTCTCAGAATGCGGTTTTATTTAGCATAGTAAAGTACATTGGTGCGGCGTATTTAATTTATCTCGGAGTAACAGGGTTAGTCAGTTCTAAGTTGAAATTAGACTATGAAAACTCAACTGACCAACCCACACATACTCGAAAGTTTATATTTCAAGGTTTTTTGTGTAATGTATTGAATCCTAAAACTATGCTTTTCTTTCTAAGCGTCTTTAGCCAACTAATCTCAGCCAATAATGAAGGTATGCCTTTCGTCATTAGCTATGGCGTTTACATTGCACTTCTACATATAGCTTGGTTTTGTATAGTCGCTTACCTAGTCACATCTGTACACGCGAGTCATATAATTCAAAAGTTTGGTCATAGAATTAATCAGGCGTGTGGTTTGGGTCTAATTGCTTTTGGTGCAACATTATCAATAAAAGCCTAA